The following is a genomic window from Oryzias latipes chromosome 12, ASM223467v1.
aaataacaaaagattGATAAccttcattacttttttttctttttttgtacttaACATGATCATTTAATACAAATTCCAAGAAATTAACTTGTTGCTACTAAAGAATTTGTCCCTGAAGGAGAAAAAATGGTTGGACTCAAATATAACCGCATTCTATGTAgtgaccagcagagggcagtcTGAGTCTAGATGAGAAGGCTCACAACTTCTCACCTGTTTACCTACTTCATCAAAAGCTTATCCAGATGTTATCCTAATGTAATAATACCCAACATTATTGTCTGATATAATATTTTATGTAAGGTTAGTTTTAGTAATTGACTAGAGCACTATTCTGCACCACCATTGTGGATAAGTAcaattaaaaatgcataaagtTAAAGGTAGACTTTACTGATCCACTGTGTTTTGTCATAAATTCCGTACTGCGTCCACTTATTTAGGAATGTCATGCTCAGTTAGATGCCATTAAGCCATATGTCCATCTCTGCTGGCCCGCGGTACTTCCTTGTAGGCGCTGTAACACTGTGGGAAAGGAAATTACCGGTGCCTCTCAGAGACTGATTTTCTTACTCAGTACTCCTTCGTTTTCAGGGCTTCTACACCGTCTACAGGAATCTTTTTGAGTCCATTGTTAAGAAAGAGCTGGAGCACCGTAGGATGGAAaacgaggaagaggaagaggagtttCCTTCGTTTGGAGACTCTCAGAGTGATTATGATACAGTAAGTCCCAGGCACATGTATAACTTTGTGTTTTACATGTGTTTAACACATAAAGAGAAAGGCAGTTTCACAAACACGCTTCCTTTTTTTGTAGTACATGAACATGTAAGGCTAACATGTGTCCCTAACCAGTGCCCGCGTTGTAGGTGGTCCACGAGTTTTACGCCCACTGGCAGAGCTTCTGCACTCGTAAGAACTTTGCTTGGAAAGAGGAATATGACACGAGGCAGGCGACCAACCGATGGGAGAAaagggccatggagaaggagAACAAGAAGACCAGAGACAAGGCCAGGAAGGAGCGAAATGACCTGGTGCGGCAGCTGGCTGCCTTCGTCCGCAAGCGGGACCGCCGAGTGCAGGCCCACAGGAAGCTGCTGGAAGAGCAGAACGCCGAGAAGATCAAGAAGGTGGAGGAGCTGAGGCGGCAGCAGAAGCTCAAACAGGCCAAGTAGGTGGAGACGCAGACGCAGGCTCGGGTTCCTCTGCTTGTCCTCACGTTCACTCTGTTCTGTTTGTCCATCCAAGACTGGCTGAGGAGTACAAGGAGCAGAGCTGGGCGGCCATGTCTGAACTGGAGAAGGAGCTCCAGCAGATCGAAGCGGAGTACGGGGAGGAGTTTGGAGATGTGTCTGAAAGTGAGGAAGATGAGGTGGACATGCAGGAGAACATTGGAGATGGCGGAGGAAGAGGCAAGTGGGATTAGGACAAGACTGCACCTGCATAGTGGTTCCACATGGCAAAGAGGGAATGATTATCAGAAGTGTCCCAGCATGCAATGCTCCCAGCTGTCCTAACTGAAGGAAACAAAGCCACTGGAAGTCTAGAGTGACGTTTTCCAATAATGCTCAGTTTCTGAGTGTAACCCAAACTCAATTTCCCTTTTGATGAGGTTTATAATCTGAATAAAGTTGAGCAAAAACTCCCTGCAGTCGGTTTAAACTCCCACAGAAGAACGCTCAGGGTTTCTGATAGTTTCAGGACTTTGCTCGATGACCAAAACCCCCAcagaacatttttctcctccgcatttttcttttcttttatccaaACTCTCCTGAAGGTTCTGAACATCTGAAAAGGCGACAAGCTCCCAAGACGTGCCAGCAGGGTTAGGAACGatggtttatttgtttgaatttcAAAGCACAGTGAGGCGCTCTTCACAGTAAAAAGTGAAGGCCGTGTCTCAGACTGAATTTTTGTAGTCTTATTGTTTTAACTAACATACTTTGAGATTTTTGGCATTCTCACACGGTTTGTCTTCCATTCATGTTCAGATCACTCTGGAGAGTTTGGatgaaagttattaaaaaataaaaacagaatgagAAAAACCTCCAGGAGTTTGGGTTTAGAATTCAGGTAGAGACATTTATCAAACcctcaaggaaaaaaaatgagtgCTCTTGTGCATTTTTATCATTGTGAATAAGACAGTTATATCCTGTAATATTTCtcagtcccactccgatcatcattTGATGTcataaaagcattcccagtgatcttttagccatgattatgccgcttttagacaaaataaagaaaacctgtgtcgttttcttgggcatagtttctgcaaagcagcagtagttcattagaaattcacctctaagttgtcgtaaagcaaccccgcccccttcccgtcacccatctgtttacacgttcTCCTGCTCctgtagggagcttgtggcccgcgcGGTGCGCTTTGAATgaaatactccgaaatgcaCTTTCAGGCGTAATTTTCTTAATGTGTCCTCCATTTTCGGAAAAATACCACACCACCATGAAGACGATCTACGTTTAAATAAACAGCAGATTCATCATTTCCTGGTTAATATCTGGCGTTTCTGTTACTGCATCAACCCTGTGGTTATCTGAACAGCTTCAGTGGGGACAGGACCACTGAGAGGCGGCCGTCGCTCCTGTTGTTTTAAGACTGACCTGACAGATCTCCAGATGTTGAAAACATGTGATTAAaacatgtgattaaaaaaaaacccccacTTGCTTTCCTACTTTagctaataaataaatgaaaggttGAAATCGCTTTGTGTGAAGAATCTAAGCAAGGCGGatagaaagggacaaaaactgTTGACAACACCTcatatttaagaaataaaagcaggaaTTATGTTTGGACTTTTGTTTGAGAAGATGAATCCAAGTTTTCCCATCAGTGAAACCCCTACTGCcttaaagtcccgctccgatCCTCTTGAGGTCTATTTTAAAAccgttcccagtagtcttttcaTTACAATTAGCCCatattttaaagccaaaatcGAAAAACGTCTgctgttttccaggacatagtgtctgtagagcggcagtagttcattagaaatttgcttcaactccgccccccttccctttgccattgctgagagctcagaccAGGgagcccagcatattttctacatcacaaatgagattattttttttaaaggcattttttcgtctgctcctgattcacaaggatttgaataaagaaaatacacagAGATGCACTTCAGATcttatcaaaaacaaaaatacattttaatcagagtgggtctttacacaTCAGAAATGCTGCAAAGTTGAACAACTTCTTGGTATTTTTTTTGCCCTCCTCCTCACAGACACAGAGCAGCTAAACGGCAGCGACCTGCTGCTGGACGATTACGATGATCTGTACTGCCCGGCCTGTGATAAATCCTTCAAATCGGATAAAGCGTGAGTGCTCCTCTGGTCTCTGCGCCCTTCCCCACATTTATCTGAATAATTCTGTAATTTCATTCATCACGGGGATCCTAGTGTCAAGATTACGAATGCCTTCATTTACACCTCACGTCGTCAATAAGAGCGTGGCACTTTAGCGGTTGATGTTTAGGTGACGTTTTGCATTCTTGCCCGTTAGTAATAATCTTCTGAgatgttctttcttttctttttttgcagtcagCACTAATGGGCTCAGTTATGTAGTGTAAAAAGACAAGGCCAGCCTATATCTCTTGAACtcttttgatatttaaaaattcTGTCTGACCGTTGAAGCTTTCACCTGCCGGATTTATGCGTTATCCTTTAGATGTGAATCCGGAACCTTTTCATTGAACTCCACTTTTTCCACTTTGTGTATTCTAACATCGGTTTCCGACATTTTTCTCTTCCTCAAATCTTTTCGTCacctcttttcttctctttctctgAAGAatgaagaaccatgaaaagtccAAAAAGCACAGAGAGATTGTGGTGCTGCTGCGGCAacagctggaggaagaggaggactcGCTGGCTTTGAACGGCGACGGGAGCAAGGACGCAGGAAACGAGAACGAGCTGGAAGAGGGGGAGGAAGAAAAGCAGAGACAAAGGTGAGGTCGGCCTTTATGTCGCGGTACTTGGAAGAACTTGATGACTTTCAGCCTCAGGTGAAGTGGCCTCTTTGTCTCTGCAgg
Proteins encoded in this region:
- the dnajc21 gene encoding dnaJ homolog subfamily C member 21 isoform X2 — protein: MKCHYDILGVKRDAGDDDLKKAYRKLALKWHPDKNLDNAEEAAEQFKLIQAAYDVLSDPQERAWYDNHRDALLKGGLSGDYEDDSIDLLQYFTVTCYSGYGDDEKGFYTVYRNLFESIVKKELEHRRMENEEEEEEFPSFGDSQSDYDTVVHEFYAHWQSFCTRKNFAWKEEYDTRQATNRWEKRAMEKENKKTRDKARKERNDLVRQLAAFVRKRDRRVQAHRKLLEEQNAEKIKKVEELRRQQKLKQAKLAEEYKEQSWAAMSELEKELQQIEAEYGEEFGDVSESEEDEVDMQENIGDGGGRDTEQLNGSDLLLDDYDDLYCPACDKSFKSDKAMKNHEKSKKHREIVVLLRQQLEEEEDSLALNGDGSKDAGNENELEEGEEEKQRQRLSKKQKRKKKQQKVAEKNPLEEEDGEKEEEEEEEKSTSCKEDAAEKWADAAEPETPDNLSPTEVKGSGKTKGKKGGGKEKTRNAKSQNADEVSEKEVNLRCVTCNYEFATRNKLFDHLKSSGHATALSSNVLQSSASKSKKDKKKNR
- the dnajc21 gene encoding dnaJ homolog subfamily C member 21 isoform X1; translation: MKCHYDILGVKRDAGDDDLKKAYRKLALKWHPDKNLDNAEEAAEQFKLIQAAYDVLSDPQERAWYDNHRDALLKGGLSGDYEDDSIDLLQYFTVTCYSGYGDDEKGFYTVYRNLFESIVKKELEHRRMENEEEEEEFPSFGDSQSDYDTVVHEFYAHWQSFCTRKNFAWKEEYDTRQATNRWEKRAMEKENKKTRDKARKERNDLVRQLAAFVRKRDRRVQAHRKLLEEQNAEKIKKVEELRRQQKLKQAKLAEEYKEQSWAAMSELEKELQQIEAEYGEEFGDVSESEEDEVDMQENIGDGGGRDTEQLNGSDLLLDDYDDLYCPACDKSFKSDKAMKNHEKSKKHREIVVLLRQQLEEEEDSLALNGDGSKDAGNENELEEGEEEKQRQRLSKKQKRKKKQQKVAEKNPLEEEDGEKEEEEEEEKSTSCKEDAAEKWADAAEPETPDNLSPTEVKGSSGKTKGKKGGGKEKTRNAKSQNADEVSEKEVNLRCVTCNYEFATRNKLFDHLKSSGHATALSSNVLQSSASKSKKDKKKNR